The following are from one region of the Odontesthes bonariensis isolate fOdoBon6 chromosome 12, fOdoBon6.hap1, whole genome shotgun sequence genome:
- the LOC142396145 gene encoding leucine-rich repeat-containing protein 58-like, with amino-acid sequence MEIHEGAAAAAAAAAEAAIDCVLDFSRLSLNNFNVDSITDERKRDIRQLYLNNNRLASLSSSVSLFYNLEFLDISNNGLLAICDGITRLAKLKTLLAKNNRLDEFSLPKEFGSLPLEVLNFSGNRFEEVPLQCTKLLSLQSLSLGGNRLKSIPAEIENLTSLEMLYLGGNLITAIPPEVANLPYLTYLVLCDNRIQGVPPQLTRLHSLRSLSLHNNLLTYLPREILSLVQLQELSLRGNPLVVRFVKEMTYDPPKLLELAGRTIKSRYIPYSPSDLPSNLVRYLDLASKCPNPKCAGVYFDSCVRHIKFVDFCGKYRLPLMHYLCSPECTSPCSSNSQSDTESEDENSVPADRLQRVLLG; translated from the exons atggagaTTCacgagggagcagcagcagcagcagcagcagcagcagaagcagccaTAGATTGCGTGCTCGACTTTTCACGTTTGAGTTTGAACAATTTCAACGTCGACAGTATTACCGACGAGAGGAAAAGGGACATCAGACAGCTCTACCTGAACAACAACCGACTTGCCTCGCTGTCCTCGTCGGTCAGCCTTTTCTACAACCTCGAGTTTCTGGACATCAGCAATAACGGACTGTTGGCCATCTGTGATGGCATCACGCGACTCGCCAAGCTCAAAACCCTTTTGGCCAAGAACAACCGCCTGGACGAGTTTTCTCTGCCCAAAGAGTTCGGCTCCCTGCCGCTGGAAGTGTTGAACTTCAGTGGGAACCGGTTTGAGGAGGTCCCACTCCAGTGCACCAAGCTGCTGAGTCTGCAGTCGCTTTCTCTCGGCGGAAACAGACTCAAAAGTATTCCCGCAGAGATTGAAAATTTAACCAG TTTGGAGATGCTGTATTTGGGTGGAAACCTCATCACAGCCATTCCTCCTGAAGTGGCAAACCTGCCTTACCTCACCTACCTGGTCCTATGTGATAACCGCATTCAAGGTGTGCCGCCACAGCTCACCAG GCTCCACTCGCTGCGATCTTTAAGTCTCCACAACAACTTGCTCACTTACCTTCCTCGAGAGATCCTCAGCCTGGTGCAGCTGCAGGAGCTCAGTCTCAGAGGCAACCCACTGGTGGTGCGCTTCGTTAAGGAGATGACCTACGACCCTCCGAAGCTGCTAGAGCTGGCAGGCCGTACCATCAAGAGTCGATATATTCCATACTCCCCCTCCGACCTTCCCTCGAACCTGGTGCGTTACCTGGACCTGGCCAGCAAGTGTCCCAACCCCAAGTGTGCCG GTGTGTACTTTGATTCGTGTGTGCGCCACATCAAGTTCGTTGACTTCTGTGGGAAGTACCGGCTGCCGCTGATGCACTACCTGTGCTCCCCCGAGTGCACCTCTCCCTGCAGCTCCAACTCTCAGAGCGACACGGAGTCCGAGGATGAGAACAGCGTGCCCGCCGACCGTCTTCAACGGGTGCTTCTGGGATAG
- the LOC142396586 gene encoding follistatin-related protein 1-like — MLRSVAVLLVLAVALCNAEELQSKSKVCANVFCGAGRECAVNEKGEPSCLCIESCKPHKRSVCGSNGKTYRNHCELHRDACLTGLKIQVAHDGHCKEKKTELPAASPVVCFAADRNELRSRVIQWLQTEVIPDGWFAKGSNFSNILLKYFQSYDNGDSQLDSSELLKFIQHNESVVELQSYADQESNKLLRSLCVDALIELSDENADWKLSFDEFLNCLKPGFNPPEKKCALEDETYEDGADTQVDCNRCVCACGNWVCTAMTCTDKQTAVGESADAGAEMTEEEWNLRVAELNKHQETVEKMKTSTKEA, encoded by the exons GAGCTGCAAAGTAAGAGCAAAGTGTGCGCCAATGTGTTCTGTGGGGCCGGCAGAGAGTGTGCCGTCAACGAGAAGGGGGAGCCGAGCTGTCTGTGCATAGAG AGCTGTAAGCCCCACAAGAGGTCAGTGTGTGGCAGCAATGGTAAGACCTACAGGAATCACTGTGAGCTCCACAGAGATGCTTGTCTGACCGGCCTGAAGATCCAAGTGGCTCACGACGGACACTGCAAGG aaaagaaaacagagctGCCAGCTGCCAGCCCAg TGGTGTGCTTCGCTGCTGACCGCAACGAGTTAAGGAGTCGTGTGATCCAGTGGCTGCAGACCGAGGTCATCCCAGACGGCTGGTTTGCCAAGGGGTCCAACTTCTCAAACATCCTGCTCAAGTACTTCCAG TCGTATGACAATGGTGATTCTCAGCTGGACTCCTCCGAGCTGCTCAAATTCATCCAGCACAATGAGTCGGTCGTGGAGTTGCAGTCCTATGCCGACCAGGAGAGCAACAAGCTGCTCAG GAGCCTGTGTGTCGATGCCCTCATTGAGCTCTCTGATGAGAATGCCGACTGGAAGCTGAGCTTTGACGAGTTCCTCAACTGTCTGAAGCCTGGCTTCAACCCACCAGAGAAGA AATGCGCCCTTGAGGATGAAACGTACGAGGATGGAGCAGACACTCAGGTCGATTGTAACCGCTGCGTTTGTGCGTGCGGCAACTGGGTCTGCACTGCTATGACCTGCACTG acaaacagacagctgTGGGTGAGTCAGCAGATGCTGGAGCAGAGATGACGGAGGAGGAGTGGAACCTCCGCGTGGCTGAGCTCAACAAGCACCAG GAAACCGTTGAGaagatgaagaccagcacaaagGAGGCCTAA